In a genomic window of Plutella xylostella chromosome 16, ilPluXylo3.1, whole genome shotgun sequence:
- the LOC125489736 gene encoding uncharacterized protein LOC125489736 produces the protein MSDDRDASTPEIVDQTTKRKRAGSSSTSPLRKKRQKRHHSQSIGPGRRSRSRSNISRDRRGTRKYRRRRSRTEHHRGTRRVGRSRSRSGHRRRSRRTRVRTRRTSTSTSCSTRCSERDSTSSSTASSSTSSDGTHSSRSSTKHPKTKRNRKRSPRSGSNRDKDHTVMDKLIDALGKHGRNTYVGAHDVISTFDPSQKMQSTKAWLRKVNETAEIYKWSDKQTVFHALPKLAGLARTWYESLPSVNLKWKEWQRKLLQTFPDNCNYADKLSEMLARRSRREETLEEYFYDKAKLVSRCNIKGKDAVDCIIHGIFDTNIKLNAQGANFKSPNKLLRYLRNITMKYQKEVKRTPAPSKIPAVTRNNDMSKNNNFNNATRICYNCSEPGHTAPRCRKEPQKCTKCNRIGHVADHCKREPNTDINKTVSTDEVSSQSTKVLLITAKRDRIPQPAADSGSTLQKNEIYVQVSVEI, from the exons atgtctGATGATCGTGATGCAAGTACCCCTGAGATAGTAGATCAAACCACGAAGAGGAAGAGAGCGGGCTCAAGCTCAACCTCGCCTCTCAGGAAGAAGCGTCAGAAGCGTCATCATAGTCAGTCTATAGGTCCGGGGAGACGATCAAGATCTAGATCTAACATATCACGAGATCGTAGAGGGACACGAAAATACCGACGTCGTCGTTCGCGGACTGAACACCATCGCGGGACTAGACGTGTAGGTAGAAGCCGCTCCCGTTCCGGACACAGAAGGCGATCTCGAAGGACGCGAGTGCGGACACGGAGGACATCTACTTCGACTAGCTGCTCTACGCGTTGCTCCGAGAGAGACTCGACTTCTTCGTCGACTGCCAGCAGTTCAACTTCAAGCGATGGCACTCATAGTTCTCGCTCTAGTACCAAACACCCAAAAACTAAGCGAAATCGTAAGAGAAGTCCACGTTCTGGCTCGAACCGAGATAAAGATCATACAGTAATGGATAAACTTATAGATGCTTTAGGTAAACATGGTCGCAATACTTACGTAGGCGCTCATGatgttataagtacttttgaTCCAAGCCAGAAGATGCAGTCAACAAAAGCTTGGCTCAGAAAAGTTAACGAGACCGCGGAAATCTATAAATGGAGTGATAAACAAACAGTTTTCCATGCGTTACCGAAGCTTGCCGGTTTAGCCCGTACATGGTACGAAAGCTTGCCTTCAGTCAATTTAAAATGGAAAGAATGGCAACGCAAACTGCTTCAAACCTTTCCAGATAACTGTAACTACGCAGACAAACTATCAGAGATGCTGGCGCGACGCAGTCGTAGAGAGGAAACGTTAGAAGAATACTTCTACGACAAGGCAAAGTTAGTCAGTCGCTGCAATATCAAGGGAAAAGACGCGGTTGACTGCATAATACACGGAATCTTTGACACAAACATCAAGCTTAATGCTCAGGGAGCAAACTTCAAAAGTCCTAACAAGCTGCTAAGATACTTGCGTAATATTACGATGAAGTACCAAAAGGAGGTCAAAAGGACGCCGGCACCATCCAAAATACCCGCTGTTACAAGAAATAATGACATGTCgaagaataataactttaataacGCCACTCGAATTTGTTACAATTGTTCGGAACCAGGTCACACTGCTCCTAGGTGCCGCAAAGAGCCACAGAAGTGCACTAAGTGTAATCGCATCGGGCATGTTGCCGATCACTGCAAGCGTGAACCTAATACGGACATCAATAAGACGGTTAGTACAGACGAAGTTTCTAGTCAGTCTACAAAAGTTCTACTTATTACTGCTAAGCGCGATA GAATCCCACAACCAGCAGCAGACAGTGGCAGTACACTCCAGAAGAACGAGATATATGTACAAGTGTCGGTGGAAATCTAG